The Bos mutus isolate GX-2022 chromosome 11, NWIPB_WYAK_1.1, whole genome shotgun sequence nucleotide sequence aacatCTTAGTATTGTGTTAATATGAAAAGTTTTCACCTCTGGACCCCCTGAAGGGGTGAAAGGCACACCAAGGGCACTACACTGTTCCATGCTAGGACCGCTTCCTAGAAGTGAGATTACTGGGTCGATgctatgtacattttaaattcagATATGTTTGGCCAAAGCTCTCCAAAAAGTCTGTACCAATTTTCactgggggtggcagaggaggagatgggtggatggcattactggctcaatggacatgaatatgaacaaactccgggaggcagtgaagcacagggaaggcttgcaagctgcagtctatggagttgcagaaagttggacgtgactcagagactgaacaatTCTCACTACCTAAGGTTGCATGATCATCACTAGTTGAAATGCAAATAATTCACTTATAAATCTTGATCGTGGGAAGTGCCATAATACATTACTTTATTTACCTGTCTAAAACCAATGCTAAAATACAACTCGTGTTTCAAGGCAAAAGTAAAATCCAACATGtttcaaggcaaaaataaaatccaagtaCCCAGATTACTCAGAAAAATCAAACCTCAATTGTCAAATACAAGTTCACTGAATAGAGAACTTTGTTTATTGTAGTCACAGATTGTTAAGGGTATTTGTGACTGAATTTCAAAGTATATGCTACTTGCACACGTCGTCCATTTGCTTACAGAGGGTGGGTGGGCTCGACTGATATTTTAATAAGTACTAGGTCTGAAAAATGTCAGGCTGTGACAGTACAAACAGGATGCTAATTAAATGGTGCGTGGCTGGCCCCTGGCACAGACATCAGTCTAAGCTGATCCTTAGCGTTAAAACTTCACGCAGAATTACTGGACGTGACCAGTATAATATGTACTGTCAGCACTCAAATGCCAGTGGTGTTCATAAAAATGTCAAAGACAACCTTTCTTGCCCCAGGTGTCATgtgaaacaaaagagagaaggaataaaAAGCTCCATTCTGAGGAAAGGACTACTCCCTGTCTCAGGTGGAACCACTGAAAGTTGGGGCTCCTCAGTTCACAAGGAATGTGGCCTCCCCCAACTGTTTCCACGTAGCTCCAAAGTGAGGATTTTCAAGTTCTACTTATGACTGAAAAGATCAAGGTTATTAGTGTCAACTAGGGCCTGTGGTTTTCAGCTCTGGGGGGTGCACAAACCCCTTTGAGGATAAGATTGAAATCTTCCCACAGATAAAGCAGTGAAGGATCCATGTACCTCAGAGGAAGGAAGAGCCCAGGCCATAGGTCAGAGCAGAATCATGGACTATGGATCCTGAGAAATAGCTTATGTCCAACCTCCTCAGGAAACTGGAATAGTAAAATGGCTTGTCCAAGGTCAACGGTGAGTTAGAAAGGCAATCAGGCAAGAAATAATCAGTAAGACTTTGAATAAAGCCATCCAGTGTCACCAAGTAACTTTTTCTTATACAAAGAAAGTTCCACGTGAGACTAAAAGATAACTACAGGAACTGAAGTTTTAAATACAGCTGGAAGGAACCAACACAAGCCCTGTGGTTCGAAAGTTCCTTACGCATGGCAAAGCAGAAAATAGGACCAGAAATCTGGAAGAGCACTCACCATGTTCCACAAAAACATTGCAGTGTGGACCCCCGTGCCTTGATGGCTCCTTCTTGCCTGCTCCTTTGATAAAGTGCAGGGCAGGCAGACTTGGCCTCCTTTGGTCCCCAAGAACTTTTCCAGGCTGCTGCCCCATAAAGCAAGGATAGGCACCCCTTTCCAGAAGAGGGTTCAAGATCTTTCAGAATGATCAGTGAGCTGAGAAGGAAACGGTCTTTACGTGGGATTTCACATTCCCCGCATCTCCACCAGTCAGTAACTGAGGTCAATCACAAGACATCTTCCACAATAAAAGGAAGCGAAGATTTTAGGATTTTAGGTTGACGTGTGCAAACAGGAGTTCCGATTAGATTCGCAGTTTATCAATTCGAAGTAATGTAACTGCAGTGCGACCTCAAAGTTCCTGGATTTCACGTGTCTTTTACTGGCTACGTTTCCTCCCTTTCAAGGAGAAAAACCTAAAGAGAAATATTCACAGGGGATGCTGTACAACGGTCAGTGAGGCTAAAGTCGTGTCGATTTCCACACATCGAGGAAACGTGGATCGGTCTTTGAATGCTCCTCCAGAACTTTTCCTGGGGAAGTCAGCCACCCCCTATCTTGGTGTCTCCATCTTCCAACAAATTTCCTGCCACACTAGCTGCCGCTCCTGCTTTTTCTCTACCCTGCTCTCCGGAAAAGGACACGGGTCACCCCGACTTCAGCGAGAGCTGGCCCTCTGACGAGAAGGAATGCATGGCCAGCAACTTTTTAAGTCCGCTTTTTAAAAGGCCTGTGAAACCAGTCCAGGCTTTTCCTCTGCATTAAAGTTTCTGGCTGGGCTGAGGCTGAGGGGGCCGTAGGTGACATTGGAAGAAGTCAGGGCATTACAGGCTCACGGGAGCAacgtgggggggcgggggggggggaggctGGGAGCGGGGGGAAGGGGAGGCTACTTGACAGCAGGGAGGGGATTTGAATGAGGGGGGCCTCCGAGGCCAAACTTGAGGCCGGGATTCGGAGTTAAGGGGCGGCTCGGGGGTAAAGAGGGAGGCTGCCGGGGCGGGGGGGCATGGGCGGCTTACTCCGGGGGGCGACGCTCCTCCAAGCCTCAGGAAACGGGGTGTCCCCAGGTCTGGGGAAAGAGACCACAACCCCAGGGTCCCAGAGCCGGGATGGAGCTGATAAGGGACGACGGGCTCTCGCGGCCCCGAAGGCGGGTGGAGGACAGAACGGGGAGGAGGCCCGGCCGCCTCAGCTGCCCCGAGCCTGGGGGGGGGTCTCTGTCCGAGACACCCGCCTCCCCCGGGCCCGAACGTGGCTACGGCCGCCGCTGCCAGGCAGTCACATCCCCCGGGCTCCGTCGCAAGACCCGGCCTCCCCGCCCAAGTAGGGGCCGTGGACAACGCAAGGCGGGCTCCTCAGCTGCAGGACCCAGGAACCGGTTCCGGCTCCGGCGCTGCTCAGGGACGGTCACCGACCCTCGCGGCCGCCATGATGGATTACTAGCCGCTCCACAACGAGgccaggccccgccccggccccgccccccgaTGACGTCCGGTGCGCGCCTCGCGTGGGGACCGGGACCCTCCAGACACCGCTTTCGGAGACACTGCGGCGTCTTTCGGCTTTGGTCCCCCTGCCCTCCAAGGTCCGGCCCCGTACGACCTGTTAAATGTGGTTCTCCAGAGGGGCAAGGTGAATGGTAAGGAAGCTCCCACCTCCCCTGCACTGCCATTGGCCCCCGAGAATCCGTGTCAGCTCCCTCTCCTGCACCCCATTGGCCGACGGAGCTAGAGCTCCCAACCAACCACTTTCGGCGTAGCCCGCGGGGCAGGCCGGAATTTGTGGTCCTGCTGCGCCCCCGCCCCTGTCCGCAATCGCCCGAGACTTGCCCTCTGCTCCAGGCTCCTGAGCGTCGGTCCCGCCCTCCTGGGAGCCAGAGGACTCTAGCCGGCCTCGCGCAGGGCTGGCCAATGTCTCCCCTGAGCGGGTTGGTAAGGCCGGCGAGGAACCAAAGCAAGGGGAAAACTGCGGATTGGATTTCCCCAGAACCGGAGTTGGATCGCTTCCTTGAGCTTCTTTAGAATTTAGCTCGCTCCTCGAAACCTACGTTATTTGGTGCCTCCACTGCCGCCCCTCACCAACTTCCACCTTGACTCCAAGAAGCATAAATATTAGAACGAGCGAAAAATAAAGAACTGGAGAGCGTCGACATATTGCTAACGAATTGTTTCTTTGGAGTATCGGGGAGCCCACTCATTAACAGCATTTTAAGAACTTTTCGGAGGCGAAGCATGATCATAGGTGTTTGAGAGAGAAGGAATCTTTAAACTTGTCCAGTGATGTCTGTCAActttttctcaataaaactggggagggggggcggggtaAACAGTAGAAAAAGATTACACGATCTAATTTCAGGGGTGTACGCATAGTCACATAAAAACATGTTAGCCGAAACTGTTGAGTTTACAGAACTAGCTAATGACCCATGCAACCAGATCCACACATGCCATAACCCATTTTTATGCAACTAAAATGTACCCTCCTGGTccccttcttcactctccacGTCTCCCCAGAGCAATGCACCTGCCAGGATATACCCATCTCTAAGGGAATATACTCATCACAGCTAATCTACACTGTGGTCTTCCGCCCTTCATAAACCATATTCTCATTTAGTCCTTACTGTATTGTAGCCCAGTAACACAAGTAATGTTATCCCCTGTATACCgatgagaaaaccaagtaagatgTGTTACTGAAGGTCACTGGCCTAGTCATGTGACAATTTGAGCCCAGACTGATACTACTCCAAAGCCTTGAATTTTCTGTTGTATCATTCAATATCAAGTAACTGTTGATCTAAAGTTAGTTGATATTTTAGAAGTTGCTACTGATAGTAGGGGAAAACCAGTTGCATTATAGGTGTTCTATGTTCAGTtgtgtattttagaaatatttctgcTGGATTGGGAAATGGTGATTTTATAGATACTGGCTTGTAAAAATAGAGTTCCTTGGAGGTACTGAATGTGAAGCAAATTCAGAAGCAGAATTTATATTTAGATGTTAACTAGGTTAGCTTTGCTCTATCACTGAGTAGTCTGGCTGATGAACATCATCCTGGCTTATAGATCAGTCTTCAAGTGTCAACACCCTGTTCCCTTAATTTACCCATCACCTTATCCTTACCATCATCCTTTCTCTTTGAAGATTTCACTTTTTATTCCTCTTCACCCTTTCATCATTTCCTACACATCTTCATTCTTCACTCTCTAGCTTAAAATTGACCAATCAAATCAGAACTCTAACCCACACTTCTTGAACTAATAAATCATTCACAAGCATTCAGCCCGTGTGCCAAGCATTGTCCTAGGTGCTGGGGTACAAATGAGGCATGGGGGTGGAGGGCCTCATCCGTCTCCCACAGCAGACACGGGAGGGACAGGCAGTGTACAAAATGAGTAACAATCCAAAGTGTAGTCTCCATGCTGGACCCCATATGCTTTCAGTGTCAGTCCAACCCCTTCTCTCGAGGGTTGCTTCATGATCCATCCCGAGAGCTTAAGCCTACCGATCCATAGTTGCTAATGAGCTTTAATGAAGTCACTTTAATTATCTGAATGGCCTTCATTTATAAACGAGGGTCATATCAAACTTTACAGGTTACCATGAGAATCAAATGGGATTTTATTTCCCATAAATACTGAGACTAACTGTGCTTTAGAGGCCAGCAGCACTTGATTTAAAGGTTTATCCTACTTGCCATTTACTAACTGCCATTTTCTAGTTTTAGGTGAACCCCCAAGCTAGactatatttttttccagagatGCACTGTGTAACACTATAGAATGATACTCTTAAGGACTTAAAGCTAGAATCCAGAGCCCAGAAAATGCCTGACAGTCAGAAGTAAATAAGTGTTGCCAAATTTGAATAAATCCCTTTAAGCTCATCATTAAGAGTGATGCAGTTCAGCCTAATTTTGTGCTCACGCTTATAAAGCAAAGCAACCTACACATTGCTAGAGGAATTCAGAACCAGTGTAAAaacttcagctttatttttttttaaaatacctacTGAAATTACGCTTAACAAGGGCACCCTCTAGTGGGCCACAAAAAAAAGTAGATACTCACCAAAAAGGTGTTTTGAGACTTAGGTAATCACTATTCAGGAAATACTGAGTGAACAGTATGGGCTGGCAGCTTGGGAGACCAAGTGAGAAGGGCAAACATTCAACGAACCCACTTATGGCTCTGATCAAAACCAACCCAAAGCAGGCATGCAGGCTCCCATCCttccccattcccttctccacagggacATACAACCTAGAACATGATCTCAAAAACAGGGAGCAAACCTACAGCTGCAACGTCCCCTGTCCAACTCAGCTGATTGCACTCTTCAAAACAGGTGACAGACTGAATAATATTATGAAGACGTACAATTTAACAAAAAAGAGCTGAGTTATGTTTCAAAACCGCCATATGCTCCACATTACTACTGAAACTGTCCTAGGTTTAAATTTTATTAGGTATTCTAGGTTTAAATTTAAGGTCCTCTGTCAGAAGAATTTCAATCTCCTAAGTCATCCTTCACCTGTACTTAACTCCCAAGTATTACACAGAATACAAGAACAGAAACAGTGATAccacatatataaatttaaaaaaaaaaaaaaaaaacagctcaccAAATAGCACTCTCATATACTGACTTTAAAAGAACTGTTTACCCCAAACCCAAATCAGGGCACCATGTTTAGAAAgtcatttgaaaaagaatgcatagGAATTCTAGCCATTCTCAGTGAGACAGAACTTCAATATCTTGTTTTCATCTTTCAACCCTGAATTATTCAAAAGTAAATGCATTGCTGCTTCAGTtataggattattttttttttccatctttttttctttttccatctccacctttttactttgttttcatgtTCATCAGAGCACCCAAaacattcattctctctctcctcaatTATTCAGCTTCTTATAGATCATCCTCAAAGGCAGAACAGATTAAGGCAGCCTGGCGGGGATGTACTTACATCTGTCACTAGGAGGAACATGTAACAGGAAATGAGATTCCAACCAAGCAAAAGGCTGCTTGGTCGCTGTGTTCTTCCACTGACTCTTGGGTTCATTTTACCAAGCTACACTCTTCAGTGTCATTCTCGCACTGCAGAGGAGGTGGGAATGGAGGCCAAGACAGACAACTGGGGAGATCAAACTGGGGGGATCAGGGAGGCTATGTTTTACATAGGGGCAGTTTCATGGGGCACTGTGCCTGGTGAGTTGTCGGTGACTACAAGACGAAAGATTCCCCGTATGATTCCAGGATAGGAGTGTATTCGGCTGGAACTCGGAATGCTTTTAAGGGCCTGAAACTACCTGTAGCACCCGAAGTCTGTGGGCAACTCAAGGGGTGGCAGCAGTAATCACCTGCCCCTCGCTTTCCATTAAAACAGGAGAAAGCAGGTCTTCAAGGCAGAGGCAGCCCGATGTAGGTCCAGTGATGAATTTCCCGGTTCTTCACTGAGCTGCACGCAGGGACTGCCAGTCAGATTCTCCACCTCCAAGGACTGCTCTGCTCGGGTCCACACAGTCCTGGCCTTCAGGTGCTTCTTCTTACCCCTCCTGTTCCAAAAGCCTCTGGCGTGTTTCCATCACAATTTCCTCCATTATTTCTGGCTTTAAGATGTCTTTGATCTGAAAAAGAAAGGACAAAAGGTAATTTGTTCAACCAGTAAGCACACCATCAAGCCAACCCAAATGTAGAAACCAAGCCTGGCTAACACGAGCCTTCTGTTCTTCTTTCGTTTATCAGAGGCTACCTATTGCAAGAAAGGATCTGCTAGAACTAGCTTAATAAATCAGCAAAGTTCTCTGGGATATAGCtaacaagaacaacaaagctATTACTCCAGCATTCACGAGAAAGGGAGCTAAAACTGGGATGGCCAAGATGAAGTCCAGGGGGTCGCTGTCATAAACCAGCCCCACCTGGCACCGCCAACTGCCCGCAAACCCTCACATGGACATCAGACAATGAGAATATTATTAGCATCTCGGGTAAAGCTCTACCAGTCAACAAGGGTGTCCACCAGGTGAGTTCACATTGATGGGCATGGTGAAGGTACGTGGCGGGGACATGGAGCGGATGACACGCCACGCCTGCTCACAGATCAGCAAGAAGGGGAGCCCTGGGTGGCATACCTGATGTGGAAGGGATGCTTCATAGCAGTACAGGATGCTGGTGTCATAGAGCATCATCCTCTGAGTTGCCAGTGAGACGATGCAGTTCCGGAGCCGGGAGATCACCTCTCGATCAGCAAGGGAGACCGGCTACCAGGGGAGGCAAACAGAATCAAGACCAGAACGAGTGAACGGTTACAGCAGATCACAGGACCCACTTACAGCTGAGGCGGGATCACGCTGGGACTCCAAACCAAGCAAACTGCTGACTCCAAGGAAGATGAAAAAGGATGGCACCTCCAGTGGCTTTTTGGCTGTTACCCTGCAACTGCCATCTGGGCCAACAGAGATCAAAGTCGCTGATTTCATCTCTCCAGAACAAGAGAGGGCAGCACGATGTTTTGAGCAGACTTCAGTGGAAATGCAAACCAGCTCTAACTACTGCCACACAGCAGGGAGAAACAGAGAGTGCCCGCCCCTGCCGCTGAAGCACAGTACCCATTCAGTGCCTCTCCATCCCAAAAGGGCAACGGCGGGCGGAGTGTGCTCACCTCCAGGTTTGCGATGAAGCCCCCTGCATCGTCTTCTTTGTGCTCAGGGGTTGGGTAGACCCAGATGAAGCCGTTGTTGCCCAGGATCACTGAGGCGCCGCAAGGCAGGTCATGGAAGTGGGTCTTCTGCCGTTTCACCAGGGAGGGGGAGACCTGAACCAAAACGCCCTGACCtagctaaaaaaatatatatatcgtACATTAAGTCACTGTAGGATCCCCAATGAGGCGACTATAAAGCAGAGTATAGACTGTGTCCTAGGGAGGCTGGAATCGGGCTCCTTGCTGGTGACAACTGCCATGACACGCACATGCAAAATAAAGACACTTTCCAGAGACATGTGTCATTTACACATCCCAACAGAAGGtgactttcactctcttctccacCATTTATTCTCCTTTGCGAGCGTCATCATGTTCTGATCCAGGGCTGGTGTGACGGCTGAGAGAGGGTGGAGCCAATGAGGATGTGGGCTTGAGCCTCTTGAGGGCCAAGGAGCACTGCTCTGTTCCACCTTGACCCCAACCGCCTGTCCTGCCCACGAGatatgccactggagaaggggactgGCTGAGGGCTGGGCACAAATACATCCCCGGTCCTGGCAGGTGAGCTCAAGGCCCACATCCTGCAGAAGGCGCGTCTGCTACAGGCCCCAGGCCCACAAAGATCAGCACAGGCAGTGCGCCTGTCTCCCCTCCTGATTCAAGGGTTCGAGTGTGGCGGCTGCAGCCACTCCACTGACAGGGAGGTTTCTTTTCCACTCAGGAATGAGAAAGTTCACCCAGACAAAGCCAAGACTAATGAGTCATCATTTGTTTGGGAAAACatgctgtcattaaaaaaataaatagcctcAATAATGTCTGTCACCTTATAGCaagaaaagcaacaaaatttCCTTTAGAGGCTCAAGTGACAAACCCATCTTTCCTAACAATAATATCCATTTTCTTGACCGGACGTTTGTCCAAGGGCCGGGGGCCATCGTGTTTCATCAGTCCATGAGCTCCCTTGGCTGCAACTCAGCGCTGAGGCCATGCAAAGCCACCGCACCCCTTGGGAGAGAGCAGAGACAGCCGCGGGGCCAGGGCCCAGGATCATAGGGGCTCTTTTGCCAGAACAATCTCCTCCGCAAAAAAAGGGTGAGTGTCGTCATGCTTTACTATGCTACCAGCCCACAACCGTGTGAGTCAGCACGCGCAATGCCAGCCTGTCAGCGCTTAACTTCCAGGTGCTTTAGGCCAGAATGCCAGAGACAGCTGGAGACCGGGAAATGGATTTGAAGTCTCACTCATCCAGAGAGAACACCCAAAGACCAACTTACTTTTCCGTATTTGAGACTCCTCGTGTGCAGAGAGACGGCTCCATCAGAGAACACTGCCTGGACCTCAGCCTGGTCGATGATGAAGGAACAAACACTTTCTTATCACCTGTGTCCCTGGTTCTCCCTCCACCCTCGCATCTGTGTCCACCAGTCCCGCCTACAGCTGTAGGTGGACTCGGAGGTCACACTGCTGTGACCTAATCTCTCCCCCTTGGCTGTCGTGAATATCCTGACATGAACGccaccttttctccttcctggGATGAAAGTTAACATCACCAGGAAACTTGGAGCTGGCTTCAAGCATGAGCCACCGTAAGTTACAAGACCCAAAAAcccgactgagcagcagcaggtctGAAGAAGAGCTGGAGCGTAGCCTGGGCtgaggagatggggtggggagggataaatgaggaATCTCGgaataacatatacacactgctatgcataaacagagaaacaagaacctactgtctagcacagtaactctactcaatattttataataatatatataggaaaacaatgtgaaaaagaatatacatatactcatacatgtgtgtatataactgattcactctgctataCACATAAAGCTAATtgtgagcatgcatgctcagtcgcttcagttatgtctgactcttcgcaaccccctggactgtagcctgtcaggctcttctgtccataagattctccaggcaagaatactggagtggatattcattgccttctccaggggaccttcccaacccaaggactgaattgaatcctcgtctcttatgtctcctacattagcaggtaagttctttaccactagcaccatatgggaagcccccaaaactaactatacttcaatttttttttaatgtatattttttaatgtaaaaagaaaagaaagagacaggCTGCAGCAGAAGCCTTGGCTCTTGGTCGAGGCCAAGATGACAAGTTTCTCCTGTGAGAGACCGACAATCCAAGCCCCATTCCCCAGCTCCACAGCAAACATAAATATGCTGGAATGCAAGGTGAAGGATACACTGATAAGGTCCCCTTCCTGTAAGAAACCTCTCATGGCCAACTCATCTTCTGCAGATCTTCGCCTCTGAAACACACAAGGAGAAGGCCACGTTAGGGAGTCCGACCCTAAACCAAAATCttgctccatctcttctttttctttcactttctcccaagACCTCCGAAGGCAGCCACAGTGTACACACACCAGGGTAGGTAACCCGTGCCACTCAAAGAAGACAAAGCCATGACCACTACTTTCTGTCTTACAGACTTTCCCGTGGCTCCTCTTCTTTGAATAATATTCAGACTCCTTACGTGATTTGCCAAACCCCAATCGAGCCTACCTACTTGCCGTGGTGGCCCACCACGCTCCAGTATGACCGGCTACCTCCAGCTTAACTATATCTTTGCTCACACATTTCCGTTTATCTCAGATTCCTGAATTCATTGTTAAAATTCTAGCCATCCTTCAAGGATAGAATCAACTTCAACATTCATTTTTCCTATAAGCTTCTCGCGGGGAATTTAATCACGCCTTTTGTACAATCACACACTTGTTTACTCTTGGACTGCTGGGTATTTAGACCAGTTATCTCATAGTCCCTGCTCGTCTAAGCTCTTTCAGGAACTGAATCACGCCTCCTGGATCTTGGCATTCTCCAGACAGCTAAGCACCATGAGCCTCTCAGTAAATAGATGCTGGCCTGAAGATAAGGCTGAATCACAACATTTTACAAAAGCAAGCAGCTTAGGTACTATGGTTGTCTGGAATAACCCAATGTCATTCGATTCACGTAAAGCTGATTTGTAAACACAGTTTTTCAAGCAAGACCTTCACTGAGCAAAACTGACACacccagaaaaggaaaattattagCACCAAGCATCTGAGAGAGCTTCTCTCGACTCTCCTTTGGGATCTCCCCACAGACATCCCAGATTCTACCACACACCAACTGCTGCCTGAGTTGGGAGGCCTGGGCCAAGTGAAAAGCCTACGTGTACACCCAGACAGCAAAATTCACAGCAGACGAACAGGAGTACAAGTGACAGCCTCAGTATAAAGCAAAGTCCTCTGGTGGCGCAAGGGACCCAGCACTCTCACCAGCAAGCTATACACAGTCCTAGCTGGAGATCCTTACCAGCTCTCCTCCGGGAAGGTTCATGGATGAGAGAAGCAAGACTGAATCCAGCCTGGAGTTGGTCTCCACCTTCCACCTCTTCTGTTGAACCTACAAAACAAAGGAACCCCACACCTGGACACATACTCCAAGGCCAGAGCTCACACTGTAAATGAACAATAACCCCCGATGGGACAAACCACTTACATCCAACTGTTTACAAACAAACCATTTACATCAAACTGTTTACAAACAAACTGTTTTCATCAAAGGTCACGTAAGAGCCAAACACAATGAATCCTTCTTTCGTGTAATTGCGTGTAATAGGATGACTATCTCATTCATTAGATCACCAGCTCACTTTTACTTTGTGAAAACCAATCTGCTAAGACTTTACCTCTGTGATTCTCCCCACTACAATGTCTCCCACTTCACCATTATAtctgaaagaaaaagcagaaggtCCTCCATCAGTGAAAAGACTCCATGACAAGACCAAGCATCACTTGAGATTTCAGTTAAAGAGCACGCAGGCCTGGATCAGGCACCACATTTGGTAAATTCACATGCTGTTAGAACTTAGTTTCAGGAACTGACAACTTCCAACGTTCCTATGCATATAAAGTCTCCATCAACTATTCTCACACCATTTATTGCAAGGAGTGCATTAAATCTGAAACCCCTTATTTTGTTAATTGCATGAAAAATGGATACGCGTGGGATATTTTCTGGTGGGCTCTGGAACACAGACAAATTCCGCATCAGccagaagaggagaaaggaaagtgagACAGGCACCACCCAAACCGGTCTACTCATGTCTCCCCCACCCACTGGCTGCATGTCTCGACCCCTTTCCTAATTCCTCCTCCCAACTCTAATGATGAATTAGAGCCTCCACACTGAAGACTAAGTCCTTGGGCCTCTTCTCTTTCCAGCCCACACTCACTCACTTAGTGAGCTTACCCAGCTCGATGGCTTCAAATACCAAGGATGAGTCCACCACTCCCCTGAATTCAGGCTCTAGCTTTAGTCAACCACTGGCTACCCAGCACCTTCACTTACGTGACTAAGAGGAATCTGCATAAGTTACAAACCTCAAACAAAGCTTTCTAGCAGCCCCTTCAATTCCACTATAGCAAATGGATCCTCTCCCAATTGTCACCAGCCCAGGAAATAGCAATTCCACCCCTCTAGTTGCTCAAGC carries:
- the LOC138989815 gene encoding uncharacterized protein; protein product: MSPTAPSASAQPETLMQRKSLDWFHRPFKKRT
- the EXOSC2 gene encoding exosome complex component RRP4 isoform X1, translated to MALEMRLPVARKPLSESLGRESKKHLVVPGDTITTDTGFMRGHGTYMGEEKLIASVAGSVERVNKLICVKALKTRYNGEVGDIVVGRITEVQQKRWKVETNSRLDSVLLLSSMNLPGGELRRRSAEDELAMRGFLQEGDLISAEVQAVFSDGAVSLHTRSLKYGKLGQGVLVQVSPSLVKRQKTHFHDLPCGASVILGNNGFIWVYPTPEHKEDDAGGFIANLEPVSLADREVISRLRNCIVSLATQRMMLYDTSILYCYEASLPHQIKDILKPEIMEEIVMETRQRLLEQEG
- the EXOSC2 gene encoding exosome complex component RRP4 isoform X2, with protein sequence MGEEKLIASVAGSVERVNKLICVKALKTRYNGEVGDIVVGRITEVQQKRWKVETNSRLDSVLLLSSMNLPGGELRRRSAEDELAMRGFLQEGDLISAEVQAVFSDGAVSLHTRSLKYGKLGQGVLVQVSPSLVKRQKTHFHDLPCGASVILGNNGFIWVYPTPEHKEDDAGGFIANLEPVSLADREVISRLRNCIVSLATQRMMLYDTSILYCYEASLPHQIKDILKPEIMEEIVMETRQRLLEQEG